In the genome of Impatiens glandulifera chromosome 6, dImpGla2.1, whole genome shotgun sequence, the window attaaatctttaatttatttagaaactaaatttttaatgtgcatataaattccaaattatatcTATATTACATTACAAACTCTCGCTAAAAATGTATATCATCTTAATATGCAATATCCATTTGAataatatgttcatgaaagacctctgatatcaaatatttagagaactaatctataattttagagtttgttcAAATATACTCAATAGATAACtaaacattctgaattctttattttctaaatagtACGACTTAGTTgaactcatattactcttaaatTAAAAGAACTTTAGATTATTGtcacataatatttttagtggtctttctatatatatcattcataatttgcaactCTGTGACAAAATTTTACAGTtagattctttaattggatgtcaaaaaacacctaataaattttGCCATCATGCTGAAATAATTATAGTGTCTTCTTAACACTCTtaccataattaattatttcaactaataattaaactaaaattgaCACGAATTTCTGATTGTTTtggtatccaacaaaattcgaatcaaaataccaaatgatctctatccgattcgatttcactatatgtATAGTgtgtaatgttttgtttttaaaatgttacATTACTTGTTTGGTTATTTTCTAATGATCCAACGAGGATCCTTTAAGTATTTTTCTaacatcataaatatacttaatttcttgattcatatattCTTGAGCATTCATTAgactcttgtttaaggagtcttttgtatttatttattttaaggctattcttgaagtacttatgagactaaatttgtctctagattttttagaatatccaataattaacaTCTAATGATTCTTTAGTccagtttattttctttagacctatAAAGTATAATCTTAACTGGATAACCCCAAAAGAATTCACTAGttgttttaattgaaattttattccgtatataagttgtaattattaattcttctcttcaaataaattaattaatggagatattccataaatgattgTTTCCAAATAATTAGTAtctaaaatagttttttatttattcatctttaatatgaattgtcatTGTTTGCACTGATGTTACTTTCACCATCAATTAACTTTTGACAACtaactcaattttaaaataaagagtatctaaaatattactttattttctcATCTTTAATTTGTATTGGCAATGCCCATGtcgatgtttctttcaccattaATTGACTTTTGACAACTAACTCAACTGTACATCAGCACATTACTTTAGATAGTAATACTGAAGTTTATCATCAAATGTTTATGATTATcgaagttaaattactcttagaacaaacaaacaaaaactgtaatatgtattcttttatgcaccactttctttagtaattttcttttaggtgcaacATTTGTAATTCCTACAACTTTATTATCTTGTAAGGTATATGCTAAGtgaatactatttattttatttttgtttcaatcttttattttttcttacacGCAATATGATGTGagttcttaaaaaatatatatattaacttcttGAAACAATAAAGTTCCACCAATTTGACACTACAGCTTTGTTGCAACTTAAATCAAGCAATGCAAATTACATCAAAGGCAgtatttattttgaaagtttcaTACTGGAAGACAGACTACCAAACAGAGATAAAAAACTGAAAacttaaaattgaataaaaggATATAACCAGTTAGTTACCTGCAGCTGCAAAGTGTGGAGAAGGAAATTCTTAACAATCTCAGTTTCTCCATTAAGCAAGAAGGCAACTGCTGAAGGGATAAAATCACGGATGAAAACTTGATCATAGTTGAGTGGTTGCTTATCAGCAGAATCACTAGCTGCTGCAACTGTCCCAACTGGGTTCCCGCAATAGGTCACAACTGCATTTCGAAGCAACTTCCAAGCCTCTTTTTCAAtctcagacaactctttctcaTTGACCAACACATTTTCCTTATTCAAACCTCCTAAAGTATCTACCTTATCAGCATTTACTTTTGATTCATTAGCTTCTTCTAATTTAAACTCTCGTTCCTTTACACCTGGACCCTTATTCTCAATCACTATAGGCTTCACATTCAAACCACCTTGAATATAAATACTCTCAAACCCTGTCTGACCAACATTCTTTTCTGCTGATGTCGAATTCAACCTTATATTCGATGCAACATTAACTATAATCGTTGCAAACTTTCGCTTATCAATGAAACAGCTCCTAAAACCTCTAGTTTGGCCCCAGCCCAAATCAGACCCATAAAAAGAAATCCGATTCAGATCAGTTTTAGGAACAAATCCTAATCTATTCCCCTTACAACTACTAAATTGACCAGTACCCTTTACTTTAAATTGTAATTTCGACAAATTATCAGCAATTAAATGATTACATTTTGGGAAAGGAAATCTGAAAATAGAGGAATTCCTACCGCCGACTAAGATTTTACTATAAGGCTTCATTACTATGGAAACGCCAATACAACTAGTAGCATTCACCATTTTTGTTATGATCTAAAACCCAATAGCCGCTGTATACTAGTAGTATTACTATATAGGTtccaatttcaaaaaaaaacaaaacccaGATACCTATATAGAATCGAATCCGTATTAGAGTATCTACAACTATATACAGAGATCCGTAAGTCCTCAAAACTGAAACAAATGTAAAGGATCAAGAAAGAACGATTGATTTTAacaaagcttgaagctttactTACAGATTTTCAATGTTCGTCAGAAAAGTGTGCTTGAAAATGAACAGAGATTTTTCTTGAATGGTTTGAGAGCGAGAAGCTAGGGACGcgtttatatatagagagagcgGGGCTTTCGTAGAAGGAAGAAGGAAGGGTAATTTACTAAAATGCCCTCGGAAACGTGTTAAGAAAGGAAATTATGTAACTGAGGGTATAATCGTCAAAATTGAATTGATGGAAGGATTTGATTATCGGTTCTCATCTGACACGTCAGAAGTGATTTATTTACGTGATTTATTTGATGAcatttatatcataaatataaattaagacgttaaattattcatattttattttttataaaattaaatatttaatagaagAATATCGTATCAAATAAGCCATATGCCCATATctgtatatttaatttaattaataaaaacaaaaaactaacAGCATTCTTTTTTCTCTTACTTCTCTTTGatgggttttttttaaattaaaattaaatttttttcttttattattttcgCTTCAAGTTTTTCCATTACTTcgattctttatttaaaatacgtAATTTTTAATAACAGTATAAACTTAAATGTCCCAAAACTAATTCTAGATAAATAAacttatcaatattttatataggtTTGTCTGTCACTTTAGccaaaaataaaccaaataatccTATAAAGGATATTAAATTCTCACGCAAATTTTATTCATGGAATAAACTTTACtcattctcaaatttaaattaaatttacttaacacatatctaatttattttattcattatatttggaacaattataaattaatattaatcatctttaaaaaattaatgttaattttaataaattattttatttaaatttttattaaatatttatcctAATAAAACATcactagtttaaaaaaaatagttttttagatAGTCATAATATAAACacatgaaattataaatttatgactTTGTAAGACATGAGTTCATATcttgtattaaatattttatcacttagttattagtttttattgtcatattctaaactaaaaaaaataattcaaaattttgataatactAATAGACATTTCTGtgaaatttgtaaaattaagttTGATTATAGGAAAATACCTAAATTGCACCATGTGTATTTGTTAGCTGTCTATTTTTtactaagttatttttttttccaactaAGTTAAATACACATGTAATGTTTGTGACgctaaaatttatataagaatgTGTGTGAAGATATTTTTGTTGATTTGATGTTTGATTACACACCAAGTATccaaacatatatttatattctttgtAACATATGAATATGTGACAACTTGAAGAATCAAATGTCTTAATTTAAAGAATGTGACCATTTTGAATGTAACATATAAATTTGCTACGACTCGAAGATtcaaatttagataaataagcCTAAATTGTCCACGTGACAATGAATTGAGCATAAAAAGTAAGGTTCAATCATACTCAACTTCAATTGAGTTAGATTTCATTTTCAATAGAAAAGTTTTCATCGGCATCTTTGGACTTCAAGTGCGTGTATTTTCCAGATTGTCTGGATATGGATGATCATCCTCTAATCAGATGTTTTCCATTAAGAATGTAATAAGTTTATAAACTAACTTAGTCATTCTCTAATTAAGTGGTTCCTCCAATACAGATTAAGAATGTAATATGTAACTAATATATACCTAAGacaatttttaatcttattatacTTCTTGATAAACTTAAATTATTGTAACCAATCGAAACCATATGTAGAATTAGgattaatatttaaacattagAATTGGGATTAATATTTAAACATGTtggtaataaatgaaatttgaCATCCATATTTAATTCCAATATAAATCTAACTTTGTCAGTTTTCTGTTTTTCTTGTAGTTTTTATTATGAAGCTAGCATCAGCCTAATTTAAACAAAGGATAAGAAAAAGGAATTGGCTTTTGACTAatttagaaaaagaaagataaatttaattaaataggttGGTCCGTGTctcaatttcaaaaataatagttaatggATAAAAACATATTAGGCCGTGGCCCAATTCCAAATAAAACAGTTTTAATGAAATAGAACATATCTAGCCCAAcccaaaacaattttttttaaaggcaTGTTTAGTCAACTTGTGCACGATTCAACCAAgaattttatcaaaacattgattgtttttatttttcttagtgTTATTGATAACAATGAAATTGGattataattccaatttttAAGTTTGGTATATCATTTAAagtgaaatttaaattataattttaatagaattcaaacaaatttaattttatcattattaattccACTTTTTCTTTGCTCAGaattgtaattataatattttttttatatattttaaaacaaaaatatcttattattttattatttacaatgCGGTTAAATATGTTGaaccaataatttttttaatttagaaatttaaaatatcaaatcaatatttttttaatatagtaaattaacatttcaaattgatatattgtttttctaatttaggaaattaaaatgttgaaccaaaactttgttttttataatttatgaatttagcatgtatatatttttattaataagaatcaaatcctaaaaaaaaaaattattgacttTTGAATTATTCTAATAGGTTGTGTAAAAcaatatcttaataaaataatgtattcaaatttgttttattatatttttttaaatataaaaattgaaattaaattataatttcatagtttttctaaatatagaaattgaattgtaattaaatgtcaaatatatttCTCAGAAGAATTAGAATTTGAATTCCAATATCAATTCCAaatctaatttcaattccaGTTCACCAATTAAAACATAGTTGGATATGTTAATCTTCTCAAATAGAGTTGAAATCTCAACTATTGAAGGTAGATTCAAACCTCCTCTCCTTAGTAGATCTCATAAGGTGAAAAGGTACTTGAGGAGAGATCCTCTTGTATACTTCTTTTTTCTTTGGATTATTTAGAATGCCTTATCAATGATATGCATTTTTTTCCTCTTCTTTTTTATTCGAATGACGTAGAATGCACTATCGGTAATAAGCGtcttatcttttgtttttttagagtTAGATATTTTATTCGTGTTTCTGAAGAATGCCCTAGTCTTGAtatatgtatttgttttatttaaatcgGAATAtcgttttatttgttttttacaaAGAGAAATAACGATATTTAGTGAATAGGTTACCTACGTATCTATTGACAAAGAATTAGGTCAATGACGTAGTTCGTGgtcatctaaatatttttttttgtattttcattttttccTCTTGAAGATGTCCTATTGTATAAACTaagactttattttattataagatcCTTTATTATGAGAACTAGAGTTTCATTCCcttttatattttgttgttatttttcattcattttatttttaattgccttagtgtaaaaaaaatgattttatttttgttgatgttGTTATCATCATTTCAGTTTTAAGTTTGTTGATGTAAATATTTTCaatgtaataattttaatgCATTCATATGCAAATACAATCCTATGAAAGGTTGATCATTTTCAAATTCTTCATTCATGACATTTTTTGACCTCCAAATGTACCATCAATCAAGCATGAGAAGAAATCATGTTCTCAAGTTGTCCGGGAGATCATTCATTGTCTTCTATGATTTACCTTAAATATTTGACTCACTAGCTCGAGTAGACAATGAGATTGTTCTTCCATGATAACTGTTTTTGAGCTTGAGCTTTAGTCGCGTTCTTGGGACTTGGAACCATGATCAAGAGATCATATACTAATTGTGTCCTTAAGTTTTCCGAGAGATACTTCATTGTCTTTCATTATTTACCTTGAATGTTTGACTAGCTTGAGTAGACATTGTGATTCTTTTCCACAACAATTGTTTTAGAGTCTAAGATGTAGTCGTAGTCTTGGGACTTGGAGTTATTATTTATGATTGAGAGTACATGTCTTAGTTGAAGACCAATAAAATGAACACAATTATTATTGACTTCAGATTTATATCGGACATCGTCACTTGTTTGAGCCGCTCCGAGATGTCGTACGAATAACTTGCTAAGGCCACATCAAAACTATAATAGGTCTCACATTGATGGAGTGCATCATCTCTCGATTTTTATACCGAGTTAGCATTTCTCGCATGCTTGTTTATCCGCAATGCATTGCTCCATTTATATGGTTGGTTGTTCTAGATATcgtttttattcaaataaaaaattcttcatAAGGATATAACGAGGTCGCTTCAAGTTTGTTGAATACCAAACGTATAAGAAATTTGGAGAGTGTTGTCCATTCTCGTCCTTGTAATTGATCTTCAGTTGAACTTTAGAGATTTGAAGTTGTAGGTTATGATCAAAAGATCTTGCCATGAAATGAAGGTTGATGAATATGCGTGACCACCCTGAATCACATATTTGTCCTTAACATCTTCACATACTTGAGTTTCTTTAAGATGTCATCGTTTGCACATATGCTAACATGTCACAACTCCATTAAACTATAATGTGCCTCATATTAATGGAGTGCATCATCTCTTGATTTTTACGTCGAGTTAGCATTTTTTGCATGCTTGTATATCCACAATTCATTGCTCCATTTCCACATAGTTAATTTTTCTAGGTACTccatttgtttgaatttattcaaAGATTTTTCAAAAGTATAAAATAGGCTTACATCCATCATTATGATCATACCAATGTATAGGACTTTGaggaaataatttatattatcgttagataaattcataccggttcaaataaacctaacttaaacaaacttcctatgcaggaacaaggaaccggaccggatgaacaataagaaaacCAAATAAAGCAAACGAACCGGTCAAGgaaccaaaccgatcaagcacACCTGGAACGTGACcgaacaaaggaaggatcggccaaagctcaaacagccgatcaatccacaagaccggaagaagtccggtcacttcactatcaaaagatactcggccaagtcaagtggccaacctaggccaagtaaagaggccgacctgcacaagaagacactttgggtatctgttgagaatgataccaaaggaacagactgaatacttccatatccatgcaagtctgaggaaagactgcaggctgcagaaaatagtactaccggatctttctacttcgggataagccagaaaggaaatcttcaaagtacagacaactgtccaagcagacagtgcctacattgagtaaaagacaaacccggcaggtttgctttacagaccggcaggtctgaaacaggatgccaggtctgagattgaccgtcaggtctgaggagaagaccggcaggtctgagacactgaatcactgcaccgctgaccagccaatcagattcaagcaagtgaaatatgaccgttggcatatttcacctataaaaggaggcagttgcagaagagtaaatgggGGACAAAAAGGCAGATATTGAGCAGTTACTAAGTGAGACAAACATtaagtgcatttactacaagtgataacagtgtggtattctaagaaagcctaagtgctaaattctaagtgtgttctacaatttcggtgtgaattgtaagagtgttatcgagcagaaaataagtctcgatcggattgtatttgtattccttagtgaatatccttctcgcggtttcgagaggaaggggtgacgtaggagttttatctccgaacatccataaaactctgttgtgttatttattttctgttggcttccttacataaccgactaacttaaccataccgctccaaaccaactccatactgaccataccgaatatccagataaccgaaaccgacccaccattcttcaaatctccatcatccgaaaccgactccgcctatcatacacgtgtaccgcttcaacttgaaagcaaacctcttccgcgcttgaacctagttcaagggtttgtgacaggttgtgtagtattgaaaccccggtgttaatctctaaccggattaaccaccaccctacgagtaagaaccgctaaccggtccaacccccggtccaccagcggcgacctagatcctaacaattggtatcagagcagttagtttcaatactcaagcaaacatgtatcaagataggcctccaatgctagaaggtgatgactttgccaactggaaagcacgcatgcacctgcatctagtcaccttggatgatgaaatggaatccgttctaaccgaaggaccgatagtcattgataaagacagaaaagaatggacagctgatgataggagaaggaacaatctggacaaccatgcaagaaaccggatctccaacagcgtagatagaaatacatactgcaagatcagagattgcaaaaccgcgaaggagacttggaacacggtcatccagatttttgagggaaatgaaagaaccaaagaaaacaagataatggtggccacacagaggtttgaaagcatcaaaatgaaaccaggggaaactatgaaagaatacagtgaccggttcactagtgtattagatgagttagcaaatctgggtaagaagtatgacaacaaagaggtcatcatgaaGGTTTTAaggtctcttccaagtgcctgggatataaagacgatggtcatgagggaatcaaagagcctacgtaagatgaaactatacgatgtattcgaagatctcaaggcttatgagttcgagatgaattccagaactgaagaggaagtctcggcctcaacgtcaaccagagcactgttcacatctacggaaccggctgcacctgctcctgttcctatatctacatctgcaccggtaccaactcctgcacctgcaccgatcagaaccgccgaacagtttactgaggacgccatggccatgcttgcacagaagtttgggaggttcatgaaaaggagccaaccaacaaacaactactatggtgacaaatccaatataagatgctataactgtaactgtatgggacattttaagtgggaatgcaggaaaccaaggagagatacccagaaaccagactaccaaaataatcggaactatcaacaaaccggtgaaggaagtgaagtaccgaaAGCATTGATaaccgacgatggaggaagtctatgggctcacagtgacagtgacgatgacctcacatgtctcatggcaaatgaggaacaggtatttgactctccctgtgatgaatttactaaagatgaactatatgaagcattgaatgacatggtagaagaatataagaacctactgaccatgctacctaagcataTCAACCTTAAagccgatcccatagtaccgatcccagtagaaccagaggtacctatCATAATCGAACAGGAGGctatacaacctgatgatatccataccctagaaaccgaattagaacttaagatcgaacaacctagtgagtcaactagagaactaaccgagaaaGAGAATGCCAAATTTcagtatacgatggccgcctataggagatctagcgatatagtaaagaacctgaataaagaatacaggcatccacgttgtaagaatggcctaggatacacagagaacagatctaaaaatcgaaaatccatatggaaagcaaaacttacaaaaggaaaccttcccttcataaaattccttaagagcacctgtacagctgagGAAGAAGAGACCGAATACTATAGgaaagaaaagacaaagtacgattatgttggcccaaccgattcatggcttgaccttgagaaaaggaaagcagaaatcctgaaatataagaaagactttcctgaaccacgtaggtcaacctatagatcatcaaaccaaagaccatcatcatttaggtcatctgtagggaaaccgaaatacaccagaccaagtgtgaggagaacagttgaaactttagcaaagaagaccgttcgacttatcaaggtttgggtacctaagggactaatcgcatgtggacccaagtaaatgtgggtaccaaatagttgtaaatatgtactttgtgcaggatccaaagaaacggctaggaaactccgaatggttcttggacagcggttgctccagacacatgaccggaaatagcaatttgataatcgacatcagatcagtaaccggtgctccaattactttcggtgacaactctaaaggtaaaaccgtgggcaagggtaagattgtccatggtaacctaactattgataatgtacttctagttgaaaacctacgttttaatctacttagcattagtcagatgtgtgatgccggatacacagtagaattccttaaacatgcatgcttagttaagaactctcaaggaatagtactactaaccggaaataggataggtaacatctacaaggtagactggaaaactagagtagaacaccctatatgcatgatagctaaaactgatcaaacctggctatggcacaaaagactaaaccacctaaacatgaaaaccttaaactacattcgtggtaagaaattagttgaaggcatcccagatatagtatttaaccaggataaggtttgttcagcatgccaaatgggtaaacaaactaggtcatcgtttaagagcaaaggaaatctccaatctagccgatgcctagaccttcttcacatggacttatttggaccaattcaggtcataaGCCTAGGCGGcatgctctacaccatggtagttattgatgattactctagatatacatgggtaatatttttaccatctaaacgtgaaacggtatcaaacctaatcaacctccttaagcgtttgcaaaatgaaaaatcaactcgtataaattgcattcgaagcgatagaggtaccgaatttactaatagcacattaactgcatatcttgatgaatccggcattagacacgagttgtctagtgctaggactcctcaacaaaatggcctggccgagagaagaaaccggactctcaaggaagccgcacggtccatgatagccgactccggcattgctcagaaatattgggctgaagctatcaacactgcatgccatacacaaaatcggtctttgattaacagatttcacaacaaaacaccatatgaggtttattttaacaaagttcctaaacttaaatatctcaggattttcggttgtaaatgttatattcataataatggtaaaacccaacttactgcttttgatgcaaagaccgataccggcattatGCTGGGATACACTTCAGTAagcaaagcatatagagtgtataacaatagaactgcaaccatggaggaaacaattcacgttgttttcgatgaatcggttgaaagcaacactgcttcatgctttgatctacataacagactggaaaataacgatattcattctgatagcgaagatgagaccccggtcttcaggggatttgtccatgacctaatgggtaatattgatacccagccggatcaagctgtttcacagcaggaagctgacacttcggtccaacccgaggaagccggtcggtctgacaatcctggtcagcctaccgacatgtctagccttgatcaattaaacggtaacttggtagacacccttgaactgaatctcagaagaaacagtaaacatcctcctgagcaaattataggtgacccttcagaacctgttcgaactaggagtcaacttctggaaggatattttaactctgcttttatatcccagattgaaccgaaaagaatagatgaagcattgtcagatccggactggatcttgggaatgcaagaagaactaaaccagttcgagagtagtaaagtctggtacttagttcccagaccgaaagataaatcggtcataggaacaagatgggtattcagaaacaaactcaatgaggacggtttggtcacgaggaacaaagccagattagtggctcaaggctacaaacaggaagaaggcattgactttgaagagtcatttgctcctgtagctaggattgaagccattaggatttttcttgcatttgctgctttcaaaaatttcaaagtttttcaaatggatgttaaaagtgcatttctgaacggtgatatacgtgaagaagtgtacgttgaacagccacccggctTCAAGAACGCTGcacttccaaaccatgtataccgactaaacaaagctttatacggtctaaagcaagcaccaagagcctggtatgatacgctaaccgcattcctattagagcatgatttcaccatcggttcagtggataagaccttgttcaaatttgaaaagaaggaacatatcctacttgttcaaatctatgtagatgatatcatttttggttccactgaccccaagctttgtgacaaattttcaaaaatgatgactgacaaatttgaaatgagtatgatgggagaattaagtttcttcctaggtcttcaggttaagcaactcaaggaaggaacattcatcagtcaaccgaaatataccaaggagcttctaaagaaattcggtatggacacctgctcctcggcggccactccaatgagttcatccattaaattggacagagatgatgaagggcaatcagtagatcagattgcataccggggcatgatcggttccctgctatatctaacagcaagtagaccggacatcctgtttgcagttggtgtgtgtgggagatttcaagcaaat includes:
- the LOC124943553 gene encoding alkaline/neutral invertase C, mitochondrial-like; this encodes MVNATSCIGVSIVMKPYSKILVGGRNSSIFRFPFPKCNHLIADNLSKLQFKVKGTGQFSSCKGNRLGFVPKTDLNRISFYGSDLGWGQTRGFRSCFIDKRKFATIIVNVASNIRLNSTSAEKNVGQTGFESIYIQGGLNVKPIVIENKGPGVKEREFKLEEANESKVNADKVDTLGGLNKENVLVNEKELSEIEKEAWKLLRNAVVTYCGNPVGTVAAASDSADKQPLNYDQVFIRDFIPSAVAFLLNGETEIVKNFLLHTLQLQSVFQYETFKINTAFDVICIA